A window of the Cicer arietinum cultivar CDC Frontier isolate Library 1 chromosome 6, Cicar.CDCFrontier_v2.0, whole genome shotgun sequence genome harbors these coding sequences:
- the LOC101496341 gene encoding thaumatin-like protein yields the protein MTTSSHHFIFFCFLLSISVSGVVTYGKGIQLIIVNNCKESVWPGILSNGGQPSIKEGGFHLPSGEEIVLQVPNKWSGRIWGRQGCWFDETTEKGLCQTGDCGGVLKCRGVGGVPPATLVEMTLGTSQSAMHYYDVSLVDGFNLPMSMKPVGGGGGGGCGVASCEADLNACCPSSLVVKHDGKVVGCKSACLATKSDKYCCSGEFADPNICKPTLFARVFKTVCPRAYSYAYDDSTSLMTCLAKRYAITFCPA from the exons ATGACTACTTCCTCGCATCACTTCATTTTCTTCTGCTTTCTACTCTCCATCTCTGTCTCAG GTGTTGTTACATATGGAAAAGGGATTCAACTGATAATAGTAAACAATTGCAAAGAGAGTGTATGGCCAGGAATTCTTAGCAATGGAGGACAGCCTTCAATTAAAGAGGGTGGATTTCACCTCCCAAGCGGGGAAGAAATTGTTCTCCAAGTTCCAAACAAATGGTCAGGTAGAATATGGGGTAGACAAGGATGTTGGTTCGATGAAACAACGGAAAAAGGTTTATGTCAAACCGGAGACTGTGGAGGGGTTTTGAAATGCAGGGGAGTAGGTGGTGTCCCTCCGGCTACACTTGTAGAAATGACACTTGGAACATCTCAATCAGCTATGCATTACTATGATGTTAGTTTGGTGGACGGTTTTAACCTTCCAATGTCAATGAAACCagttggtggtggtggtggtggtggttgtGGTGTTGCTTCTTGTGAAGCTGATTTGAATGCTTGCTGTCCATCTTCACTTGTTGTAAAACATGATGGAAAAGTTGTGGGATGTAAAAGTGCTTGTTTGGCTACAAAATCAGACAAGTATTGTTGTAGTGGGGAATTTGCTGATCCAAATATTTGCAAGCCAACTTTGTTTGCTCGTGTTTTTAAGACAGTTTGTCCTCGTGCTTATAGTTATGCTTATGATGATTCAACTTCCCTTATGACTTGTTTGGCAAAACGTTATGCCATTACATTTTGCCCTGCATGA
- the LOC101511354 gene encoding L-type lectin-domain containing receptor kinase S.4-like: MLPCDLQFQSITLTHHPLILCLNFKSVMAKTLLLLLFIMILLASNSIQTYSQQEEFFFDGFNEASTTNNITLNLGAVIENKGILRLTNDTERIIGHAFYSNPIHFKNNKNSKVFSFSTFFAFAIIPQYPKLGGHGFAFTISPSKKLTNGYPSQYLGLLNPKDLGNFSNHLLAVEFDTVQDFEFNDINDNHVGINLNNMASNKSVKACFFTTNNQIQDLNLKSGNGTQAWIDYDSSSNQLEVRLSPTSSKPSSPILSYQVNLTPILEETMYVGFSSSTGLLSSSHYILGWSFKINGEAKTLKNLPSLSSHTNKRTQTQKALILGLSISFVILIVLIIGSSLYIKMKNNDVIEPWELEVGPHRFPYKELHQATKGFKDKNLLGFGGFGQVYKGVLQNTKTEIAVKRISHGSTQGLQEFISEIETIGKLRHRNLVQLLGWCRKRNDLMLVYDFMKNGSLDKYLFEETRGVLKWEERFRIIKGVALGLVYLHEEWEQAVIHRDVKAGNVLLDCEMNGRLGDFGLAKLYDHGENPSTTRVVGTLGYLAPELTRTGKPTRSSDVFAFGALLLEVVCGRRPIEAKALPEELVLVDWVWDKWRLGEVMEVVDCKLGGVYSDKEVLLVVMVGLLCSHESPERRPTMRQVVRYLEGEVALPEIDVFGVKKDGGGGQFDEFLYSKSYERMNTWSSAGDDMEGVSTSSLSLSGGR, from the coding sequence ATGCTGCCATGTGATTTGCAATTTCAAAGCATCACTCTAACCCATCATCCATTAATCCTCTGCCTCAACTTCAAATCTGTCATGGCAAAAACACTCCTGCTTCTTCTCTTTATCATGATCCTTCTAGCCTCAAACTCTATACAAACTTATTCTCAGCAAGAAGAGTTTTTCTTTGATGGATTTAACGAAGCTTCCACCACCAACAACATAACTTTAAATTTAGGTGCAGTGATTGAAAACAAAGGTATACTCCGTTTAACAAACGACACTGAAAGAATAATTGGTCATGCATTTTATTCAAATCCAATCCACTTCAAGAACAACAAGAACTCCAAAGTTTTCTCCTTTTCCACTTTTTTTGCTTTTGCAATAATTCCTCAATATCCAAAACTAGGAGGCCATGGCTTTGCCTTCACCATTTCCCCTTCCAAAAAACTCACCAATGGTTATCCTAGTCAGTACTTAGGCCTTCTCAACCCAAAAGATTTAGGCAACTTTTCAAACCACTTATTGGCAGTGGAATTCGACACGGTGCAAGACTTCGAATTCAACGACATCAATGACAACCATGTTGGTATCAACCTCAACAACATGGCATCAAACAAATCAGTCAAAGCATGTTTTTTTACAACCAATAATCAAATCCAAGACCTCAATTTGAAGAGTGGTAATGGAACTCAAGCATGGATCGACTACGATTCTTCATCGAATCAGCTAGAAGTTAGACTCTCACCAACTTCATCAAAACCAAGTTCACCAATATTATCATACCAAGTAAATCTAACTCCAATTCTTGAAGAAACTATGTATGTTGGGTTTTCTTCTTCAACAGGGTTACTCTCTAGCTCACACTATATATTGGGCTGGAGCTTCAAAATCAATGGAGAAGCCAAAACCTTGAAAAATCTTCCTTCACTCTCTTCACATACCAATAAAAGAACCCAAACTCAAAAAGCCTTAATCTTGGGTCTATCTATTTCCTTTGTAATTCTAATAGTTTTAATCATTGGTTCATCTTTATACATAAAGATGAAAAACAATGATGTTATAGAACCTTGGGAACTCGAAGTGGGTCCACATAGATTCCCTTACAAAGAACTGCACCAAGCAACAAAAGGTTTCAAGGATAAAAATCTTCTTGGGTTCGGTGGTTTTGGTCAAGTTTACAAAGGTGTGttacaaaacacaaaaacagaaATAGCTGTGAAGAGAATCTCACACGGATCAACACAAGGGTTACAAGAGTTTATCTCAGAGATAGAAACCATTGGGAAACTTCGTCATAGGAACCTAGTACAGTTACTAGGTTGGTGTCGGAAGCGTAATGATTTAATGTTAGTTTATGATTTCATGAAAAATGGtagtttggataaatatttgtttgaagAAACAAGAGGGGTATTGAAATGGGAAGAAAGGTTTAGGATTATAAAAGGTGTGGCTTTGGGGTTAGTTTATTTGCATGAGGAATGGGAACAAGCTGTGATTCATAGAGATGTGAAAGCAGGGAATGTTCTTTTGGATTGTGAGATGAATGGTAGGTTAGGTGATTTTGGTTTGGCTAAGCTTTATGATCATGGTGAGAATCCAAGTACAACAAGGGTGGTTGGAACTTTGGGGTATTTGGCACCTGAGTTGACTAGGACAGGGAAACCAACGAGGAGTTCTGATGTTTTTGCTTTTGGGGCTTTGTTGTTGGAGGTTGTGTGTGGGAGGAGGCCTATTGAGGCAAAAGCTTTGCCTGAGGAGCTTGTTTTGGTGGATTGGGTTTGGGATAAGTGGAGGTTAGGGGAGGTGATGGAGGTTGTGGATTGTAAGTTGGGTGGGGTTTATAGTGACAAGGAGGTTTTGTTGGTGGTTATGGTTGGGTTGTTGTGTTCTCATGAGTCACCAGAAAGGAGGCCGACGATGAGGCAGGTTGTTAGGTACTTGGAGGGGGAGGTGGCATTGCCTGAGATTGATGTTTTTGGTGTGAAAAAGGATGGTGGTGGTGGTCAGTTTGATGAGTTTTTGTATTCAAAATCATATGAAAGAATGAATACATGGTCATCGGCCGGTGATGACATGGAGGGTGTGTCTACTTCGTCTCTTTCACTCTCTGGTGGCCGGTAA
- the LOC101511682 gene encoding uncharacterized protein, translating to MSSNLEPVAITPQKHDPAWKHAQLFKNGDKVQLKCIYCLKMFKGGGIHRFKEHLACQKGNASMCSSVPPDVRLLMQQSLDGVVVKKRKRQKIEDEIMNVNPLATVVNAPSNLGVQSIGVQDSMEQNSGHMLNSPGDGMGRNLERRKKIRATKNPATVYTNTESEGVVPMEKNTLFSKKIDSHIHMAIGRFLYDIGAPFDAVNSIYFEQMVEAIASGGSGFQRPSHHELRGWVLKNSVEEVKNGIDRGKMTWGRTGCSILVDQWTTEAGRILISFLAYCPEGTVFLKSLDATEISTSAEFLYELIKQVVEEVGVGQVVQVITSGEEQYAVAGKRLTDTYPNLYWSASAAHCIDLILEDFGNLEWISTVIEQAKSITRFVYNYTAILNMVRRYTLGNDIVDPSYSRFTTNFTTLKRMVDLKHNLQAMVTSQEWMDCPYSKKTAGLEMLDCLSNQTFWSSCEMIVRLTLPLLRILRIASSETRPAMGYTYAGMYKAKEAIKKALVKREDYMVYWNIIHQRWERLWHHPLQAAGFFLNPKFFYSIQGDIHNEILSGMFDCIERLIPDTRVQDKIIKELNLYKSAAGDFGRKMAIRARDNLLPSEWWSTYGGGCPNLSRLAIRILSQTSSVIFCKRNQIPFEQIINTRNYIERQHLTDLVFVHYNLRLRQMFMSKEQESSDPLSFDNICNVEDWIRPRDLYLEEYGNSDWMTLDSSSMNTMLLRPLDDEAEEIVEGFDDQEIFSSLKDDEGETTGDKFENH from the exons ATGAGTTCGAATCTTGAACCGGTGGCAATTACACCACAAAAACATGACCCAGCTTGGAAGCATGCTCAGTTGTTTAAGAATGGAGACAAAGTGCAGTTGAAGTGCATATATTGTCTCAAAATGTTCAAAGGTGGTGGGATTCATAGGTTTAAGGAACACCTTGCTTGTCAGAAAGGGAATGCTTCCATGTGCAGTAGTGTCCCTCCTGATGTTAGGCTTCTTATGCAGCAAAGTTTGGATGGTGTTGTGGTGAAAAAGAGAAAGAGGCAGAAAATTGAGGATGAGATTATGAATGTTAATCCTTTGGCTACTGTTGTGAATGCTCCTTCTAATCTGGGGGTGCAGTCTATTGGAGTTCAGGATTCAATGGAACAAAATTCAGGTCATATGTTGAATTCTCCTGGTGATGGAATGGGTAGAAATCTTGAAAGAAGGAAGAAGATTAGAGCTACTAAGAATCCTGCTACAGTTTATACAAATACTGAGTCTGAGGGTGTTGTTCCTATGGAGAAAAATACATTGTTCTCCAAAAAGATAGACAGTCACATTCATATGGCAATAGGTCGGTTTTTGTATGATATTGGTGCGCCTTTTGATGCAGTGAACTCAATCTATTTTGAGCAAATGGTTGAAGCAATTGCTTCCGGGGGTTCAGGTTTTCAACGCCCCTCGCATCATGAACTTCGAGGTTGGGTCCTGAAAAACTCTGTGGAAGAGGTGAAGAATGGAATCGATAGGGGCAAGATGACTTGGGGGAGAACTGGATGTTCCATTTTGGTTGACCAATGGACTACAGAAGCTGGCAGAATACTAATAAGTTTTTTGGCTTATTGTCCTGAAGGCACAGTCTTTCTGAAATCCTTGGATGCAACTGAGATATCGACTTCTGCAGAATTTTTATATGAATTGATAAAACAAGTAGTAGAAGAAGTTGGAGTTGGGCAAGTTGTCCAAGTGATTACATCAGGCGAAGAACAGTATGCTGTTGCTGGGAAAAGGCTGACTGATACTTATCCTAACCTTTATTGGAGCGCGTCTGCAGCTCATTGCATTGATTTGATACTTGAAGATTTTGGAAATCTTGAGTGGATTAGTACAGTAATTGAACAAGCTAAATCTATAACAAGATTTGTCTACAATTACACTGCAATTTTGAATATGGTCAGAAGGTATACTTTAGGGAATGATATTGTGGATCCGTCTTATTCACGCTTCACAACAAACTTTACCACATTAAAACGAATGGTCGATCTTAAACACAATTTACAGGCTATGGTTACTTCTCAGGAATGGATGGATTGTCCATATTCAAAGAAAACAGCAGGTTTGGAAATGTTGGATTGCCTGAGCAATCAAACATTTTGGTCGTCGTGCGAAATGATTGTTCGTCTGACACTTCCTCTCTTGAGAATTCTGAGAATAGCTTCCAGTGAGACGAGACCTGCAATGGGATACACTTATGCTGGAATGTACAAGGCAAAAGAAGCAATTAAGAAAGCACTTGTGAAAAGGGAGGATTATATGGTGTATTGGAATATTATACATCAGAGATGGGAGAGGCTGTGGCATCATCCTCTTCAAGCTGCAGGCTTCTTTCTTAATCCGAAGTTCTTCTATAGCATTCAAGGGGATATACACAACGAGATTCTCTCGGGGATGTTTGATTGCATAGAGAGATTGATACCAGATACAAGAGTTCAAGATAAAATTATCAAAGAGTTAAACCTGTACAAATCGGCTGCAGGAGACTTTGGGAGAAAGATGGCAATCAGAGCTAGAGATAATCTTCTTCCTT CTGAATGGTGGTCAACATATGGAGGAGGCTGCCCTAACTTGTCACGCTTAGCAATTCGCATTCTTAGCCAAACATCGAGTGTGATATTCTGCAAGAGAAACCAAATTCCTTTTGAACAGATAATCAATACAAGGAATTATATAGAGCGTCAACATCTCACTGATCTCGTCTTTGTTCATTACAACTTACGATTGAGGCAAAT GTTTATGAGTAAGGAACAAGAATCTAGCGATCCCCTATCGTTTGACAACATTTGTAACGTTGAAGACTGGATCAGGCCAAGGGATTTATACTTAGAAGAGTATGGGAACTCGGATTGGATGACATTGGATTCTTCTTCCATGAACACAATGCTTTTAAGGCCTTTAGACGATGAAGCTGAAGAAATTGTTGAAG GGTTTGATGATCAAGAGATTTTCAGTAGTCTAAAAGACGACGAGGGTGAGACTACTGGAGACAAGTTTGAAAACCATTAG